The Chordicoccus furentiruminis DNA window AGGCCTCTGTATAAGACATCCTGATATCCTTCTGCCATTCTTTATGGGTGCCTTTATCCTCTGCCATATTTTTTCCTTTCCGGTCAGTAGTAGCCTTATTTGCATCAGGAAAAGCTGCCTGTCTGTCTTTGCCCGCCTGTCTCTTTTCCTGATCCTGCCTTTCCTTGTGTCTCTGCCTCTTATTCTGCTCCTGCCTCTCCTGCAGCCCCTGCCTTTTTTTCTGCGCCTGTCTTTTCTTCTGCTCCTTCTCATATGCCCGATAATCGCGGACGTCCGAGGCATGCTCTGTCGGATCCAGAGTATGATCCACCTTGCTTTCATAAGGCAGGGAAGTTGACACCGTCGCTGTCGAGATGCCGAGATCCCGGGCAATATCACGAATACTCATGCCGGAATCCCTGAGCCGGATCACTTTATCCGTATATGGAGACTGCAGTTCTCCTATTGTTATCAAAATCTTTCGTACCTTGTTGCGGTTGATATCAAAGGCTCTTGCCGTATCACGGATCGACCCGTCCGGCTCTGTGGGCGTTTTCGTATTCCTGAAATACGCCGCAACTTTCTCCATAAACTCCTTATCCTTCTGAGAGATTGACATATGAATTTCCTCTCTTTTCACACTTAGACATGTCTTAGCAAGAGAATACCCTGAGTCTTGATCAATGTCAATATATGTTCTGATGCTTTCACAGTTAGACACATCAAGGAAGAAAAACAGCCACACAAGGGGATTTCAAGGGAGGCGGGCACAGGGCACGTAGAGGATCACAGCACCCCGCCGTCTTTGTCGACTGTGATGTCTCCGATCTCGTAGGCGCAGGTCGGCATCCGCATGTACTTTGATTCCTGTCCGGTGATCTCTGCGATGGCGTTTACCAGCTCTTTTCTCTCTGTTCCTGTCTTGTTGTAGTTTGCTTTCATGGTATGTACCTCCTTTTGGTAGCACATACATACTACGAAACTAACCCCAGCCTTTGAGGTACGTCTATATACGCTCTACAGGCAAAAACAGTCAAGAGATATTTTTAAAGACCATGTTTTACGAAAAATGGGTGCAAAAAGTTAACCTTAACCATTTGCAAGGTTACGGTTTACCATGTAAGATAAATTTCAGAGAGATGCTTAAGCGGGTACAAGCTTAAATCCCAGTTTGGTGGCTTCGGATTTCAACTTCTGCTTACGTCTCTCTTCTTGATTTTTCTTTGTTTGCTCATAATGCTCCTCGGAGTATTCCTCTCCACTCGTTAAGAGATTCCAGATAATAACAAGCAACTTCCGTGCAACAGCGATCAATGCCTTTTTGATTCCTCTGCGTGCTTTGAGCCGGTAAAACCAGTCCCGTAAGAAGAAATTCTTGCACCGTGTAGCCGCCCACGCACATTGCACCATCACGCTTTTAATTCTTGGATTTCCCTTCGTGAGGCGTGCTGTTTTCTTCTTTTTGGCACTTTCGTTATCTCCCGGACATAACCCAGCCCATTTGACGAGATGTCCTGCAGTTGGAAACATGGAAAGATCTGTCCCAAGTTCGGAAATAATAATCGTACTCGCACGTCTTTGAACTGCCGGAATGGTTTCAAGCAACTCTAAAGCAGGTTCGTATTTTCCAGCGTATTCGGATATGCGGTTTTCGACCTCTTCAATCTCCGAATCGCAGTTTTCTTTTACCTTTACAAGATTCTTGAGAAAAAGTCGATCGTGATCGGATAGCTGCCCGGCCACAGCAAGCTGAACATCTTCCATCTTATTCCGGAGAGTACCTTTCAAACATTCATCAACATCTGATGCCGTTAACTTTCCTTTTTCACAAAGCCTTTTTATCAACTGAATTCCGCTGACTCCGAAGATATCCGTAAGAATCGTTGAAAGTTTAAACCCGCACTGTTGCAGATATTTTTCAATCCGGTTTTTATGTCCGACCATTTCTTTTATCAGGATATCCCGGTAGCGTGTCCAGTCTCGCAGCTCTCGGATTTTTTTGGGTGGGATATAACTTGGTGCCAGGAGACCGGCCCTCAGGAGTGTTGCAATCCAGTGAGCATCTTTTATATCGGTCTTCTTGCCGGGTACATTTTTCATATGGTGCGGATTGGCGACAATGATTTTGACATTTTTCTGCTCGTCGTCATCGTAGAGAATTGATTCCAGCACGTTATAAATCGGAAACCAATAGACTCCGGTGCTTTCCATCGCCACATGTCGACAGTTGTTCTCAATGATCCATTTCTTGAATTCATCAAGACCATTGAGCAGTGTTGGAAATTCACGGATTTCAGGTTCTGGCTCTTCATCCAGTCTGCCTTTCAGCAGGCAGGCAACAAGAACTTCCTTGTGAACGTCCAGGCCACAACAGATGTCCAGAAGATTTTGCATAGACGGTCCTCCCTTCAAATGTGTAATTGACAGGGCGGATGTACTCCGGTGATATTGAATTATACTACGCGTGCTATTCCTGAAATGCATAGGCAGATCAGGGCGACATGTTCCTGTGCTCCAGAATACATC harbors:
- a CDS encoding IS110 family RNA-guided transposase is translated as MQNLLDICCGLDVHKEVLVACLLKGRLDEEPEPEIREFPTLLNGLDEFKKWIIENNCRHVAMESTGVYWFPIYNVLESILYDDDEQKNVKIIVANPHHMKNVPGKKTDIKDAHWIATLLRAGLLAPSYIPPKKIRELRDWTRYRDILIKEMVGHKNRIEKYLQQCGFKLSTILTDIFGVSGIQLIKRLCEKGKLTASDVDECLKGTLRNKMEDVQLAVAGQLSDHDRLFLKNLVKVKENCDSEIEEVENRISEYAGKYEPALELLETIPAVQRRASTIIISELGTDLSMFPTAGHLVKWAGLCPGDNESAKKKKTARLTKGNPRIKSVMVQCAWAATRCKNFFLRDWFYRLKARRGIKKALIAVARKLLVIIWNLLTSGEEYSEEHYEQTKKNQEERRKQKLKSEATKLGFKLVPA